The Sedimentibacter sp. zth1 DNA segment AACGCCAATGGAATTCAACACCATCATCAAATGGTCCTGTCATCTCATATGGTTTTTGTATAACAATGTTTTTATCTTTTGGTCTTCCATCTTCATATGCAAAAGGACGTGTAAAAGGATGAATTTCATAGTTTATATACACTCCGTCTTTTTTTAGAATACGATAAATGTTTTTATACATTGAATTCAAGTCATTTATCCAAACATGTACACCTTCAGAAGTATAAACAAAATCAAATTGGTTTGATTCAATTTCATCAAGTTTCATTGTGTCCTGTGCAATAAATTTAATATTTAAGTTATTTTTCTCTGCTATTTTTTTAGCATGCTCAAGCTGTTTTTCACAAATATCACCTGATGTTACATTGGCACCCATTGCTGCTAAAGCTAAAACAGCACGATTATCACCACTTGAAGGCACACAAATATTTATATCTTTTAAATTTGGTATTGCGTTTTTTATTACTTCCCACGTTTTATTATGAAATACAGATACTGGATTCGTTAAAATTTCTCTTATTACTTCATTAGTTCGATAACTCATATACCAATCCGAATCAGAAATATCGTTCCATTCATTTATTACTTTAACTATTCTTTTATCTTCCATGTCTATTAACCTTCTATTAAGTAAAATTCAAATTTCACATCTTGGAGAAGTTCAAATTCTACGAAAATCCTTCCATTATTATTTTTTTACTACTAAGACTATAATTTATTTTTACAAAATTTATCCCACTTCATTAACCAATCATATTGTCTATTTATAAAATTCTCGTCAACACAATCTAATCCTTGGCTTTCTATAATAGTTGCTTGAATATCAAAATGCCTAATTGCAATAAAATCAAATACAGATTTTATCTCTCTATCACTCAATGAATAAAAACGATTATATCCATTTAAAAAACGCTCTAGCATCCTATTCGTTTCATCAAATCCTATTTCAAAATTTCTATCATTCAAAGAAAAATAATCTGTCATATCACATACAGTTGCTATATCATATGTAGGATATGCCATTGCCGCAGCATCAAAATCAAATAAATTAATTATTTGCCTATCATCTATAAGCATATTACCGACATGTAGATCTCCATGACAAAATCCTAATGGTAAATTATTTACTCGCCGCCATAAATCTCTCCCATGCTGTTGAAAAGCTCCTCTATCTTTATAATTCATCTGATCTAATATCTTAATATATCTATTAATAAAAAATTCATTATCATGACGGAACAATATATTTTTATACTGTGACATAATAAACCGCATTTTGCCTGTCATTTCACCTATTTCTACAATAAGATCCCCTTTATTAGGTTCTATCCCGTCTATATATTTATATAAAACACC contains these protein-coding regions:
- a CDS encoding class I SAM-dependent methyltransferase → MEDKRIVKVINEWNDISDSDWYMSYRTNEVIREILTNPVSVFHNKTWEVIKNAIPNLKDINICVPSSGDNRAVLALAAMGANVTSGDICEKQLEHAKKIAEKNNLNIKFIAQDTMKLDEIESNQFDFVYTSEGVHVWINDLNSMYKNIYRILKKDGVYINYEIHPFTRPFAYEDGRPKDKNIVIQKPYEMTGPFDDGVEFHWRLQDILNAVSNSGLSIKRLEEMHDEKDKGHFWFYKKERVNMTREEIDEYYDWTKNPLAALPQWFTVCAKK
- a CDS encoding phosphotransferase enzyme family protein, with the protein product MDIKEELQQKYNCLFDNIKLIRDMIGQVYFVDRNNQRYILKLFRKNFFNQAIQSVDIMHYLYQNGFPVAKITDTFDGNKYFISENENRVGVLYKYIDGIEPNKGDLIVEIGEMTGKMRFIMSQYKNILFRHDNEFFINRYIKILDQMNYKDRGAFQQHGRDLWRRVNNLPLGFCHGDLHVGNMLIDDRQIINLFDFDAAAMAYPTYDIATVCDMTDYFSLNDRNFEIGFDETNRMLERFLNGYNRFYSLSDREIKSVFDFIAIRHFDIQATIIESQGLDCVDENFINRQYDWLMKWDKFCKNKL